Within the Microvirga ossetica genome, the region GCCACACAGTCTGCCGTTCTAGCCTTAGCTGATCCTGAACACACTGATCTTGAGCGGGGTTGGCCACCTGTTTCGGTATGTCTGGCCGGAACCGTGATGGTGATGAATGTCTGCGCGACCGTGCTGTCGCTTATCGCCTGATGGCATCCTGACAAGGATCGGGCCTGAACGGCTCGCTAGGGAGGTTAGCAATGAGACACATGAAGCTGGCGTGTGCTGCTATCGTCCTCGTCACCGTAAGTTCTGAAGCAATGGCCCAAGGCCGTCCACTGACCACTACGATGTCTTGCAATCAGGCACAAAGCCTTGTCGCTACCCAAGGCTCTGTTGTTCTCAGCACGAGCGCCACAGCCTACGATCGATTCGTGGCCTCCAGCAACTATTGTGGGATGGGTGAAGTGCCGGCGCCTGGGTGGGCTCCAACAACGGATGTTCCCCGGTGTCCGGTCGGCTCTCGCTGCATAGGCGTCAGTCGTGGTAGGTGAGTTGACCTAGCCGATACCCTCACCATCGCCTATGTCCACCATACGGGTTCCGCAGACGCTTATGGCATCCTGGATGTCCTGGGGAGCTATATAGGTGCCGCAAATTATTGGTGGCGCTGTGACGCAATTCACAGAACTCTCGGCCAGCATACGCCATCTTGCAGTCCACTCAGACGCGAGGACGACGTCATGACGGCACCCGATCACCACTTTCAGAACGACAACGGGCTTGAGGCGCAGCGCTTGTCTCTGCCTATCGCCCTCTTTCTGGTCGTTGGGTCCATCAATGTTGCAGCTACTGTTTTCTCGCTGCTTGCGGCTTGAGGCTGATGGTTTGCTCTACAGCAGGGGTAAGTACATCGCTCATCTCCTCCCAGGAAGAGGGTTGAGATGAGTGAATCCCGAAGCCACCACGCCGCATAGCCTTCGATTCAGTCAGAAACGACGTTGCTCTAGGATTTGCCTGCCTGGTGGTTTGCCATCTTGGAAGGTGTCCGGCGGAACCAGGCAGGAGAGGCTGAGAATGGTGCCGTTTCCGGCCTCTCTGCCCTCACGAAAAAGCTCCCTCGCCAGCAAGGGAGCCGGGAGGGAGCAGGGTCCAGAGCTATTGGGAGGACGCACTGGAGAAAACCACCCAAAGTCTACGCCTTTGCGACGTGCACCCCATCACTTAGGTTAAATGGGGCAGGAGATTTCAGCCGGCACAGGCTGCAAGTTGTAGCCAGTATTCGCGATCCTGCCGAGGCTCTCGCCGGTGCTTGTTTTACTGAATAGCCAGCGGGACGTTCCATAGGGCGTGGCGAAGACTTTCTGAGCACTTCAAATCGCGTTCCAGACTAGCGGTTATGCGAAATCCTTGGTGAAGTGTTGTAGGCTTCAGGGACGCCCTGCGGGCTGTTCCAGTGGGAACTTGTCTTCGTGAACGATGGCTGTGGCCTGCTCAAGACCGTCCCTCACCTCAAAGCCGATCCAGTGTCCATCCATGAGATGGGTTTGCCTCGCGCAAGCCAAGAAGTAGTTCCCAGCCTGTTGCGCGGCGAAGCTGAGCTGTCGTCTCTCGTTGGTGTAGATGCCCTCCGGCGGATCGGTGTAGGCGCCCCAAATTGCGTCCTTCGCCTCCAGCTTCACCGGCATCTCGGACTTGGCATAGACCCGGGTCACCATCAGGCTGTGCCGGAAGGACTGGGAGCCATTAATAAACTCGATGGTCACCGACCAGCCTGTTGGCACGACGATGGTAAGATTGCCGCCCCAATAGCCGTTGAAGTCGATGATGTCGGTCCGAATGTCGTCCTTGGCATACCGAGCGACTTGGTTCCAGTCCGCCACGATCTCCATCGCCACTGTCTTGGCGGCGGGATCGTTCTTGATCCAGCTTGGGACGAAGGGCTCCCCAGCCCGTGCGACTCCGAGGAATAGGCTCAAGGTGAGGGCAACGAGACTAAGCCGAACAAAGCGTGCCAACATGTGACCCTCCTTTGCAAAGCGGTTCGGGCGCTTGGCTGGAACGCGGGAACCGCGATGGAGGTCGATGCTGTGTTCAGGTTACGCCTGTTCCGCTCCGCTCACAAATTTGACCGTTCCATACTGAGGGTTATGCGAAATTTCGCGGCTTTAGGTGCGGGCGCGACAGGACCCTTATTCGGGAGTAAAATGACCGCAGTAGCGTTCCCGACGCTCTGACGAGCGCCGCCTGCCCATCATGAGGGAGAGCGGCCTATGTCTCTCAAGCTTGAGCTCTTTACAGCGATCGCCCTGCTCAGTTTCGAGCCACCCACCGAAGCCCATGATATCTACTCGCATTTGAGGAACGGGTTGGGGGGCAGTTGTTGCAATGAGAAGGATTGTCGACCGGCGCCTTACCGGATGACAGCGACCGGGGTGCAAATGTTCGTCGATGGCGAGTGGATCGTTGTGCCAGACTTTATGATCCAGTATCGAGCGCTGCTCGGTGACACGGGTGAAACAGCCGGGGGGCATTGGTGCGGGCGTATCCAAGATGGGAATGGCTACAGGCTGGGCTATGCAACCCGCTGTGCCATCCTACCGCCAAACGCTACAGCGATTTTTGAACCAGCGTTCGCCCTTCGTGAACGCCGCATCCAGCCTGTTCCCTAATGACAATTATGCGAAATTACTCGCCGGTTTTCGCGCTCGTTACCAAGCCAAAGCTCCAACGAAAAGGGCCGCGCTCGGTCTTGCAGCCCTCAATCGTCGTGCGTGGTAGCGCCCTCCGATAAGGCCTGGCACACGCCGTTGATACGCTGCTCCCCCACCATGCATTGTCTTTCCTGAGGGCCAGGCGCCGCGAACGTAGGCCCGAGCCCAGCGAGCAAGAATCCAGCAAGTGCAATTCCGTATGCCTTGATCATCGGCCTTCTCCGTTGGCGATGATTGGACTTTGAACCACGTTGCAGACGGGGACTGTGCACTGCGTCACACCGGCGAAATTCTTTATTTTTGTGGAGCCGCACATGAGAAAGGAGTTCAGCCTCGCGACGAAGCGACGTGCACCGGTTCCATACTGGAGGTTATGCGAAATTGGGCGGCGCCCTTGTGCGACCTTCCCTGCCTCAAATTTGTGCCTAAAGCGGATGAGGCATAAACTGAGTTCAACCGCGAAGACGCAACACCTCTCACGGTCTTCAGGGCTCTCGGAGTGAAGGGTTCTGGACCCACTCGGTGTTCAGGGTGCGTATCATGTCGCCGAAACAGATCTCGCTTGTCGGCGGTCTTCTGGTGATTTGGCCTGGGCCGATCCAGGCTCATGACATCTACATGGACCTGCTCACCCCATCAGGTCTACCCTGCTGTCATAATGGCGACTGCCGCCCTGTGCCTTACCGTCTGACACCGGAAGGTGTGCAGATGTTCGTTGACGAGCAGTGGCTCAATATCCCGAGGAGCAGCATCCAATACCGCACCCTCACGGGCGACCGTGGCAAAACAGGGGGAGCTCATTGGTGCGGGTTGCGAGACGCGATGGGGTACTTTACCCGCTGTGCGATCCTGCCACCCCAGTCCGCCGCCGCTCATTAGAACACACTGTTCCATACTGCGCGTTATGGGAATTATGCCTGACCCAGATCCGAAGGCTCAGACGATCGATCATGCCGCTCGATCTTCATCGAGGCGGTTACGGTGATGACCCGCTGGTTGTGCTCATCCCGTATCTCGATAAGGGGCCAGAACAAGATCTGCTCTCAATGACACGACGGCATTATGAACCAAAGACAGCTTTTCCTTTGCAGCTAAGCTTTTGCGTGAGATTCTGACCCCGTGATCGTTAGCGGGATCGGGAGGTCATCATGGATCTGTCTGTACGCGAGGTGCTGGCGAGGATCATCACCGTTCCGGACATGGTCAGAGCCTTCCAGGACGAACACCATTGCCGGCGGTTGCTTGAGGCGATGGTCTGGCCTGGTGGTCGAATTTGTCCCGCCTGTGGCTATCGCCGCTCTATCGCTCTGACCGGCCGGGAGAGCGGGAAGCGAGCACGGCCCGGACTCTATCAATGCTCGAGTAGCACCTGCCGGTTTCAGTTCACCGTCACAACCCGCACACCTCTGCACGCGACGAAACTCCCTTTGCGGACTTGGCTCTCTGGCCTCTGGCTGATGCTGCAGTCGGACAAGGGGATTTCCTCCATTCGCCTGGCAGAGGCCCTCGGCGTTAGCCAGCCGACCGCCTGGCGTATGGGCCACGCCTTACGTCTGATGGTCGGACGCGAGCATGCCCTTGATGGTGTGGTCGAAATCGACAGCCTCTATGTCGGCGGCAAGCCGCGGCGGGATCCGAACTATTCTCCACCCGGCCGTGGACGTAAAGGTGAGCCGAAAACCTTGAAAACACCGGCACTCGTGGCCGTGCAGCGGCCGCCGGATGTGAGCGTCGGCGCGAGATCTGGCGAGGTTCGGGCCGCAGTGATTGAGGACCTTTCGCAGTCCGAGGCCGATCGGGTTCTCACGGAGGCAGTTGAGCCCAGCGCTCATTTGATGAGCGATGAATGGAAGGCATTTGTGTCCCTTGGCAGCGCCTTCGCGGCCTACGACACCGTCCACCATAAGGCTCGCGAGTATGCGCGTGGTCCGGTTCACATCAACTCGGCGGAGGGCTTCAACGACCGGATCCGCCGCACCGTCTCCGGCGTATTCCACCACATCAGTCCGCATTTGGCGGACCTCTACTTCAACGAGATCGGCTTTCGCTGGGCGCAGCGTGTCGTCTCGGGCCAGGCACCCCGTCGCACACGCAAGGGACGGCAGGTTACCAAGACCTTGTGGGCGAGAGTACCGCCTGCACTTCAACTTCCAGCCGTGTTCCGCTCAGCGGTCGGACGCGAGATGCGCCGAACGAAAGCCGGCGGCATCGACCTTCTCTCGAAAGTAGCTGTCTTTGGTTCATAATGCCGGCGTATAATCAGGAACAGATCTTGCGCTGACCCCTTTCTGCGTGGATCGCGCAGGAAGAGGAGCGCAGGCGGCTCACGCTTGAGGCGCTGGCCGATGTGGATGCTGGCCGGGTTATCGATCATCAAGCCGTACAGGCATGGGCGGACAGCCTCAATAGTGACAATCCCCTGCCAGCTCCCCACTGATGAAACTCAAATGGACGGAAAAGGCGTTATCGGACCTGACGCGCCTCTACGATTTTCCGGCATTCGGTAGCAAACGCCACCAGTTTTCTCTGAACGACCGTGCTCAGGCTTCCGAAAACGCCCAAAAGCTCGAAAGCGGAAGCGCAAACATCTTCGAGCCAAAGCTTAAGGGGCGATCACCGAGGTAAATGACGGCTCCAACCACATCCCACGTTGTTCCAGGCCCCTCATCCCTGAACCAACGCAGGTGCTTGAAATCATCAGAATTCACGGTTGCCGAGGCCTTCATCTCGAACCCCACGAGCGTCCGCCCGCTTTCGGCGAGGATGTCGATCTCCCGCCCGCGTTGGTCCCGCCAATGATAGAGGCGCCAGTGATTATCCTGGTAAGGGAGGCACTTCGACAGCTCAGCGTGGACGAAGGTTTCGAGGATCGCGCCGAGTGCCGTTGGGTTGGCCCCCGGAAGGAAGGTGGCTGGCGTCATGTTCCGCAAGGCGGCGACGATTCCCGTATCCACGAGATGCAACTTCGGTTGCCGGATGTCTCGGCCAGCCTCTCCCGAGGTCCATGCTGGGAGACGCCAGAGCAAGGAAAGCTTCGTCAGCACGTCAAGGTAGGTCTCAACGGTTGGCCTCTGGACCCCGATGGTCCCTGCCAGGCCCTGGACGTTCAGTTCGTTCCCGGTGCGCACGGCGAGTTGGTCGATCAAGCGTCTCAGCGCATCCGATTTTCGGATCTTGAGGAGATCGGCGACGTCCCGTTCGACGATTGTGTCCACATAGTCTCGGTAACGGCGTTGGCGTCGGCGTTCCTCCAGCACCCGCATCTCGGGATAGCCTCCGGCCAGCATCGCCTGGATATACTCGTCCCGG harbors:
- a CDS encoding sulfocyanin-like copper-binding protein is translated as MLARFVRLSLVALTLSLFLGVARAGEPFVPSWIKNDPAAKTVAMEIVADWNQVARYAKDDIRTDIIDFNGYWGGNLTIVVPTGWSVTIEFINGSQSFRHSLMVTRVYAKSEMPVKLEAKDAIWGAYTDPPEGIYTNERRQLSFAAQQAGNYFLACARQTHLMDGHWIGFEVRDGLEQATAIVHEDKFPLEQPAGRP
- a CDS encoding IS1595 family transposase codes for the protein MDLSVREVLARIITVPDMVRAFQDEHHCRRLLEAMVWPGGRICPACGYRRSIALTGRESGKRARPGLYQCSSSTCRFQFTVTTRTPLHATKLPLRTWLSGLWLMLQSDKGISSIRLAEALGVSQPTAWRMGHALRLMVGREHALDGVVEIDSLYVGGKPRRDPNYSPPGRGRKGEPKTLKTPALVAVQRPPDVSVGARSGEVRAAVIEDLSQSEADRVLTEAVEPSAHLMSDEWKAFVSLGSAFAAYDTVHHKAREYARGPVHINSAEGFNDRIRRTVSGVFHHISPHLADLYFNEIGFRWAQRVVSGQAPRRTRKGRQVTKTLWARVPPALQLPAVFRSAVGREMRRTKAGGIDLLSKVAVFGS
- a CDS encoding ATP-binding protein, which codes for MDGSLLPRHLKAELNDALQSARVVNIVGPRQSGKTTLVRDLLHVGKFITFDDENVLAALEDDPIGQLNALVNDAGDAPLIIDEAQRSKRLALAIKKIVDERRKLGQFVLTGSSNVFTTAHVADSLAGRVQTLTMLPMSVAEMRRKGPARILDWAGQSGEMAISTLPSPEAWSRDEYIQAMLAGGYPEMRVLEERRRQRRYRDYVDTIVERDVADLLKIRKSDALRRLIDQLAVRTGNELNVQGLAGTIGVQRPTVETYLDVLTKLSLLWRLPAWTSGEAGRDIRQPKLHLVDTGIVAALRNMTPATFLPGANPTALGAILETFVHAELSKCLPYQDNHWRLYHWRDQRGREIDILAESGRTLVGFEMKASATVNSDDFKHLRWFRDEGPGTTWDVVGAVIYLGDRPLSFGSKMFALPLSSFWAFSEA